The Methanococcoides methylutens MM1 genome has a window encoding:
- a CDS encoding alanine--glyoxylate aminotransferase family protein, with protein MDLEDTLLMMPGPVPVAPKVLRAMSKPMINHRGKEFSAMFDDCTAMLKEIFQTQNDLMIVSGSGTASMEAALGCTIDKDDKVVAIENGKFGERFKDIATRYGQVVPLEFEWGQSVDLELVEEKLSEGAKAVTMVHNETSAGIRNPAEEVGKLAKKYDALFIMDGVTSIGGDDVKVDEWGVDIAVVGSQKCVAAPPGLSMISVSERAFDAMTKENLPYYLDLKAYKKSADKSQTPYTPAVPLFFGLQEALKIVMEEGMEARAKRQATGAAAIRAAMDAMGVEMFPQLNEVSGYSNTVSAMKAPEGVSGNDIKSAMMEKGIIIAGGQNRLSGQIFRIGSMGNVAPKDIMLTIQELELVLKKLGVVNEIGAGTEAAAGVLDTL; from the coding sequence ATGGACCTTGAAGACACATTATTAATGATGCCTGGCCCTGTTCCTGTTGCACCAAAAGTGCTCAGGGCAATGTCAAAACCCATGATAAACCACAGGGGTAAGGAATTTTCTGCAATGTTTGATGACTGTACTGCAATGCTCAAGGAGATCTTCCAGACACAGAACGATCTCATGATAGTCAGCGGTTCAGGAACAGCTTCCATGGAAGCAGCACTTGGATGTACCATCGACAAGGACGACAAGGTTGTCGCTATCGAGAACGGTAAGTTCGGTGAAAGGTTCAAGGACATCGCAACAAGATACGGCCAGGTAGTTCCTCTCGAGTTCGAATGGGGACAGTCCGTAGACCTCGAACTTGTGGAAGAGAAACTCTCCGAAGGTGCAAAAGCTGTTACAATGGTCCACAATGAAACCTCCGCAGGTATCAGGAACCCTGCAGAAGAGGTTGGAAAACTTGCAAAGAAGTACGACGCCCTCTTTATTATGGACGGTGTCACCTCCATTGGCGGAGATGATGTAAAGGTCGATGAATGGGGAGTTGACATCGCTGTTGTAGGTTCCCAGAAATGTGTAGCTGCACCACCAGGACTTTCCATGATATCCGTGAGCGAACGTGCATTTGATGCAATGACAAAGGAAAACCTGCCATACTATCTTGACCTTAAGGCATACAAGAAGAGCGCAGACAAGTCCCAGACACCATACACCCCTGCAGTACCACTGTTCTTCGGACTTCAGGAAGCATTGAAGATCGTGATGGAAGAAGGAATGGAAGCAAGAGCAAAGCGCCAGGCAACCGGTGCTGCTGCTATCCGTGCTGCAATGGATGCAATGGGCGTCGAGATGTTCCCACAGCTCAATGAGGTCAGCGGCTATTCCAACACCGTTTCCGCAATGAAAGCACCTGAAGGTGTCAGCGGCAACGATATCAAGAGCGCTATGATGGAAAAAGGAATCATCATTGCCGGCGGTCAGAACAGACTCAGTGGCCAGATCTTCAGGATCGGTAGCATGGGCAATGTCGCACCAAAGGACATAATGCTGACCATCCAGGAACTCGAACTTGTACTGAAGAAGCTCGGCGTTGTAAACGAGATCGGTGCAGGTACAGAGGCAGCTGCCGGCGTACTTGACACACTGTGA
- a CDS encoding glycoside hydrolase family 57 protein, whose protein sequence is MRSVCMYFQLHQPYRLKWFWPDDSKGFERYFDVAINRNIFEKVASKCYVPATTLLAELVEQYGGDFKFSVSITGTLLSQCEKWNPDVLDIFQRLADSKCVEFLDETNYHSLAGLFDSKDEFREEVKTHHDITSELLGVKPQVFRNTELLFNNSVAEAVSSMGYKAILTEGVDQLLQSRSPNHVYKAKDCDIAVLMRNYKMSDDIGYRFSARWWEEYPLTADKWACWASREQGDCLNIFMDYETFGEHQWADTGIFDFMRALPDEVLSKDIEFNTPSEVVDRYGPVGEIDVGDFNTISWADMERDTSAWLGNDMQRRCFEEAKRLGPYVKRTKDPELINIWKHLLTSDHYYYMSTKWLGDGDVHSYFSIHNSPYDAAINFMAVFLDFKSCVFRKLAEIGE, encoded by the coding sequence ATGAGATCCGTTTGTATGTACTTCCAGCTACATCAGCCATATCGCCTGAAGTGGTTCTGGCCTGATGACTCGAAAGGATTTGAAAGGTATTTCGATGTTGCAATAAACAGGAACATCTTTGAGAAGGTAGCCAGCAAATGCTACGTTCCGGCAACAACCCTCCTGGCAGAGCTCGTTGAACAGTATGGGGGCGACTTCAAGTTCAGTGTCTCAATAACCGGCACTCTCCTGAGTCAGTGTGAGAAATGGAACCCTGATGTACTGGACATCTTCCAGCGGCTTGCTGACTCAAAATGTGTGGAATTCCTCGATGAGACCAATTACCATTCCCTTGCAGGTCTTTTTGATAGCAAGGACGAGTTCAGGGAAGAGGTAAAGACTCATCATGATATCACTTCAGAACTGCTTGGTGTAAAGCCACAGGTCTTCAGGAACACGGAACTCCTTTTCAATAATAGTGTAGCAGAGGCAGTTTCATCCATGGGTTATAAGGCTATACTTACAGAGGGTGTTGACCAGCTTCTGCAATCACGCTCACCAAATCATGTCTATAAGGCAAAGGATTGCGATATAGCTGTCCTTATGAGGAACTACAAAATGAGTGATGACATTGGTTATCGTTTCTCGGCCAGATGGTGGGAAGAGTATCCCCTGACCGCTGATAAGTGGGCCTGCTGGGCATCCAGAGAGCAAGGTGATTGCCTGAACATCTTCATGGATTACGAGACCTTCGGTGAACACCAGTGGGCAGATACGGGTATCTTTGATTTCATGAGGGCCCTGCCGGATGAGGTTCTTAGCAAGGACATTGAGTTCAACACTCCATCCGAAGTAGTTGACAGATATGGACCGGTAGGCGAGATCGATGTTGGTGACTTTAACACGATCTCCTGGGCAGATATGGAGCGAGATACAAGTGCATGGCTTGGCAACGATATGCAGCGCAGGTGCTTCGAAGAGGCAAAGAGGCTTGGACCTTATGTGAAGCGAACAAAAGACCCGGAGCTTATCAACATATGGAAACATCTCCTCACATCCGATCACTATTACTATATGAGTACAAAATGGCTGGGTGACGGTGATGTTCATTCATATTTCAGCATCCATAATTCACCCTACGATGCAGCAATCAATTTCATGGCAGTGTTCCTGGATTTCAAGTCATGTGTTTTCAGGAAGCTGGCTGAAATAGGTGAGTAA
- a CDS encoding glycosyltransferase family 4 protein, with product MFSWESLHSVKVGGIAPHVSELGEALAEMGHSVHIFTRNSGLETHEMVNGVHYHRVDHSLDGGIVHQMDSMCDAMYSRFLDVSREYGDFDVLHVHDWHPFNVVSRIKYEFGIPFLMTYHSTEWGRNGNVHGNWWEAEEISHREWKAGYESTRVISTSQQLTDEIKFLYQIPHDKISIIPNGIFHGKMKKDVDPGEVKKRLGIHPLAPVVLFIGRMSYQKGPDMLVEAVPEVKGHRWDTQFVFIGEGEMRPHCESIASSGKCTECCHFLGYVDDETAKDWLNACDIMCIPSRNEPFGIVVLEGWDAERTIVATDAVQIIDNFVDGILVYKNPGSIAWGIKYALDDLSNGSMREAGKELIDTKYNWHKIAEQTSEAYLDVLGE from the coding sequence ATGTTTTCCTGGGAAAGTCTGCACTCTGTAAAAGTGGGTGGTATAGCTCCGCACGTTTCCGAACTCGGTGAAGCGCTTGCCGAAATGGGGCATTCGGTCCACATATTTACAAGAAATTCAGGACTTGAAACTCACGAGATGGTCAATGGTGTTCATTACCACAGGGTGGATCATTCTCTTGACGGAGGCATCGTCCATCAAATGGATAGCATGTGTGATGCAATGTACTCGAGGTTCCTTGATGTTAGTAGGGAATATGGTGATTTTGATGTATTACACGTCCATGATTGGCACCCTTTCAATGTTGTCTCAAGGATCAAGTACGAGTTTGGCATTCCTTTTTTGATGACATACCACAGTACCGAATGGGGACGTAATGGTAACGTGCATGGTAACTGGTGGGAGGCCGAAGAGATATCCCACAGGGAATGGAAGGCAGGCTATGAGTCCACCAGGGTCATATCCACTTCCCAGCAACTTACAGACGAGATCAAGTTCCTGTACCAGATACCTCATGATAAGATCTCTATAATTCCAAACGGGATCTTCCATGGGAAAATGAAGAAGGATGTTGATCCCGGGGAAGTAAAAAAGAGATTAGGCATTCATCCTCTTGCACCTGTTGTCCTTTTCATCGGACGCATGAGTTACCAGAAGGGTCCTGATATGCTTGTTGAGGCTGTTCCTGAAGTAAAAGGTCATCGCTGGGACACTCAATTTGTTTTCATAGGTGAAGGCGAGATGCGTCCTCACTGTGAATCAATTGCAAGTTCCGGTAAGTGTACCGAATGCTGCCATTTCCTTGGTTATGTGGATGATGAGACTGCTAAGGACTGGTTGAATGCATGTGATATCATGTGTATCCCCAGCAGGAATGAACCTTTCGGAATAGTTGTCCTTGAGGGTTGGGATGCTGAGAGGACCATCGTCGCAACAGATGCTGTACAGATCATCGATAATTTTGTCGATGGCATTCTTGTCTATAAGAACCCGGGATCGATCGCATGGGGTATAAAATATGCTCTTGATGACCTTTCCAATGGCAGCATGAGGGAAGCAGGCAAAGAACTTATCGATACCAAATATAACTGGCACAAGATCGCAGAACAAACAAGTGAAGCGTACCTTGATGTTCTCGGAGAGTAA
- a CDS encoding amylo-alpha-1,6-glucosidase: MSPSSLPYNNEFDHAAAISREWLVTNGIGGYASSTVIGENSRKYHGLLVASANPPVDRRVMLSSLDEEIVIEGEVFRLAVHSYPDTLYPSGFQYLERFSASPLPTFEYRVGNVKLIKTVFMVYGKNTTIVKYKLFNTGKQDIVLRILPLVASRGFHELRKAGDASFTEVSIDTGADIGSNLVEDDVLLQLRSNMKFKCDSHWYYNFQYEMERERGEAYQEDLYNPGYFEEQITENVCEFYVVVSDDLPDEMKSEDIFDPVSALELINFEYEKALLRQKDLLDNCSFNDNLAKKLFVAADTFIVQRSSTNSHSIIAGYHWFADWGRDAMISLPGLTLVTGRFGDAKEIIRTFSENCSDGLIPNRFSDDGISAPDHNTVDASLWFIHSVGRYYSYTKDLRTVREMWGTVVSIIHSYKNGTSYGIRMDADGLIEHKGQLTWMDAKIGDQEITPRAGKACEINALWYNALCNAIRLGEFIGEDTAELHGIAELAKSNFTDVFWNQEDKCLYDCVSVNDDGSATKDAAVRPNQIFAVSLPYTMLDTDKERLVVEKVKEDLLTPYGLRSLSPKDSRYTGRYYGDRDTRDRAYHNGTVWAWLLGPFVTAYVKVNGHSSLSLEYCRRLLINFEEHLDEAGIDSISEIFDGDSPHRPRGCIAQAWSVAEILRAYIEDINS; this comes from the coding sequence ATGTCACCATCATCTCTACCATACAATAATGAATTTGACCATGCAGCCGCTATCTCGAGGGAATGGCTGGTCACAAATGGAATTGGAGGCTATGCATCATCCACAGTTATTGGTGAGAACTCACGAAAGTATCATGGTCTTCTAGTAGCTTCTGCAAATCCTCCGGTCGACCGAAGAGTGATGCTTTCATCCCTGGATGAAGAGATCGTCATTGAAGGTGAAGTATTTCGGCTTGCAGTGCACAGCTATCCCGATACTCTCTATCCTTCGGGCTTTCAATATCTCGAACGTTTTTCTGCCTCTCCTCTGCCAACCTTTGAGTATCGGGTCGGGAATGTAAAGCTGATCAAGACCGTTTTCATGGTCTATGGTAAGAACACTACGATTGTGAAGTACAAGCTCTTCAATACCGGCAAACAGGACATCGTTCTTCGAATACTGCCTCTTGTTGCTAGCCGGGGTTTTCATGAGCTCAGGAAAGCTGGAGATGCCAGTTTCACCGAAGTTAGCATTGATACAGGCGCTGATATTGGATCTAATCTAGTAGAAGATGATGTTCTTCTGCAACTGCGTTCAAATATGAAATTCAAGTGTGACTCACATTGGTACTACAATTTCCAATATGAGATGGAACGCGAACGAGGGGAAGCCTATCAGGAAGACCTCTATAACCCGGGTTATTTTGAAGAGCAGATAACGGAGAATGTTTGTGAATTCTATGTTGTGGTTTCGGATGATCTTCCTGATGAAATGAAATCAGAGGATATTTTTGATCCCGTTTCTGCTCTTGAATTGATTAATTTTGAGTATGAAAAGGCCCTTTTACGACAGAAAGATCTTCTGGATAACTGTAGTTTCAATGATAATCTCGCAAAGAAGCTTTTTGTTGCTGCCGATACTTTCATTGTGCAACGCAGTTCCACCAATTCGCATTCCATTATTGCAGGCTATCACTGGTTTGCTGACTGGGGAAGGGATGCCATGATTTCGCTACCAGGATTGACCCTTGTTACCGGAAGGTTCGGTGATGCAAAAGAGATTATCAGGACCTTTTCGGAGAACTGTTCAGATGGACTTATACCCAATCGTTTCTCAGACGATGGCATCTCTGCTCCTGATCACAACACAGTTGATGCTTCATTGTGGTTCATTCATTCTGTTGGGAGATATTATTCCTATACGAAGGACCTCAGAACTGTCCGGGAAATGTGGGGAACTGTCGTATCGATAATCCATAGCTACAAAAATGGTACCTCATATGGGATTCGGATGGATGCTGATGGATTGATTGAGCACAAAGGTCAGCTTACATGGATGGATGCAAAGATCGGCGATCAGGAGATCACTCCACGGGCAGGGAAAGCATGTGAGATCAATGCGTTGTGGTACAATGCTCTTTGTAATGCCATCCGGCTTGGGGAGTTTATTGGCGAAGACACAGCAGAGCTCCATGGGATAGCCGAATTAGCAAAGAGTAATTTCACCGATGTTTTCTGGAATCAGGAAGACAAGTGTCTCTATGACTGTGTATCCGTAAACGATGATGGATCAGCCACAAAGGATGCAGCGGTCAGGCCGAACCAGATATTTGCAGTTTCACTTCCGTATACAATGCTTGATACTGATAAGGAAAGATTGGTCGTTGAAAAGGTGAAAGAGGATCTACTGACTCCTTATGGCTTGAGATCATTGTCTCCGAAAGACAGTCGCTATACCGGAAGATATTATGGTGATCGTGATACTCGGGACCGTGCTTATCATAACGGAACGGTCTGGGCATGGTTGTTGGGCCCATTCGTTACCGCATACGTAAAGGTTAATGGGCATTCCTCATTAAGTCTTGAATATTGCAGACGGTTGTTAATTAATTTTGAAGAACATCTTGATGAGGCTGGAATTGATTCCATTTCCGAGATATTCGATGGCGATTCTCCGCACAGGCCGCGAGGTTGTATCGCACAGGCATGGAGTGTTGCTGAGATACTGCGAGCCTATATCGAGGATATCAACTCTTAA
- a CDS encoding CBS domain-containing protein, with protein sequence MQLPTPERLRQKRIELSLTQSDLAKRAGVSQPLIARIESGDVDPRLSTLRKIFTAFEEVEKEKILAKDIMHSLVIFVSSDDSVEYAVKLMEKNGFSQVPVIDDGVPVGSISEDTILKYMADRKASAISQMKIKDMMGDAFPTVSPTTELDVISHMLERNPAVLVLEKGVTTGFVTKHDVIKLLHG encoded by the coding sequence ATGCAACTTCCAACTCCTGAGAGGTTAAGGCAAAAAAGGATTGAACTGAGCCTTACACAGAGTGATCTTGCAAAACGTGCAGGTGTCAGCCAGCCTTTGATTGCCCGAATCGAATCAGGCGATGTTGATCCCCGACTTTCTACGCTCAGGAAGATATTCACCGCTTTTGAGGAAGTTGAAAAGGAAAAGATCCTTGCAAAGGACATAATGCACAGCCTGGTCATCTTTGTATCTTCTGATGATTCAGTGGAATACGCGGTCAAGCTTATGGAAAAGAATGGTTTTTCACAGGTTCCGGTTATCGATGATGGAGTTCCTGTGGGAAGCATCTCAGAAGATACTATTCTCAAATATATGGCCGACAGGAAAGCCTCTGCGATTTCTCAGATGAAGATCAAGGATATGATGGGAGATGCCTTCCCAACCGTTTCACCAACTACTGAACTTGATGTTATCTCACACATGCTTGAGCGAAATCCTGCTGTTCTGGTCCTTGAGAAAGGTGTTACTACGGGATTTGTTACGAAGCATGATGTGATTAAGTTGCTGCATGGGTAA
- a CDS encoding glycoside hydrolase family 57 protein produces MQSVCICSEVHLPCVLKWYWPSEGYRSPQFDTYFDQPQIFSALERSLPQMLKTNEALLDSIDNGAKYTFDISGIFLDQCKWNPAIIESFQELKDRGAGFASSPYYHSVSSLFPEHKEFREQVSMHRKKIREIFDINPGTFINSELILTKELSTLLKEMKFKCLISEGSDNLLYGNDPNHVYDNHIPTLLRHISLSEDIELRFSDQKWISYPLIADKFASWIANMEGDVTTLHFKYSSILSHQQSRSDILQFLMDLPESLERYGISMVTPEEALKSFKTKELPSIMNKSTSRYGMHNLVGNHPQHLYMHELVGIGKILESIKDSPEYDMMNCIYRYLQQSEILLEMGSDNNNHGYEKAVNTFSVLSDFKRALLEVKA; encoded by the coding sequence ATGCAGTCAGTTTGCATTTGTTCGGAAGTTCACCTTCCCTGTGTACTGAAATGGTACTGGCCGTCCGAAGGTTATCGTTCTCCGCAGTTCGATACCTATTTTGACCAGCCCCAGATATTTTCTGCTCTGGAAAGAAGCCTGCCTCAGATGCTTAAAACGAACGAAGCTTTGCTGGATTCCATCGATAATGGTGCGAAATATACCTTTGACATATCCGGTATATTCCTGGACCAGTGCAAATGGAATCCTGCTATTATAGAATCATTCCAGGAACTAAAGGACAGGGGGGCAGGTTTTGCATCTTCCCCTTATTATCATTCCGTGTCATCTCTTTTCCCCGAACATAAGGAGTTCAGGGAACAGGTTTCCATGCATCGAAAGAAGATCAGGGAGATATTTGATATCAATCCTGGTACTTTCATCAATTCGGAGCTGATACTGACAAAGGAGCTCAGCACTCTCCTTAAAGAGATGAAGTTCAAATGCCTGATCTCAGAAGGCTCGGATAACCTGTTGTACGGAAATGATCCAAACCATGTCTATGATAATCATATTCCAACTCTGCTGCGTCATATATCCCTGAGCGAGGATATTGAATTACGTTTTTCAGACCAGAAATGGATCAGCTATCCTCTGATAGCAGATAAGTTCGCCTCATGGATAGCTAACATGGAAGGGGATGTGACCACATTGCATTTCAAATATAGCTCTATCCTTTCCCATCAGCAAAGCAGAAGCGATATACTTCAGTTCCTGATGGACCTTCCTGAAAGTTTAGAGAGATATGGGATCTCCATGGTAACGCCTGAAGAAGCATTGAAGAGCTTCAAGACAAAAGAACTTCCTTCCATCATGAACAAATCAACCTCTCGCTACGGGATGCACAATCTGGTGGGCAACCATCCCCAGCATCTGTATATGCATGAGCTTGTAGGTATCGGAAAGATCCTTGAGTCAATAAAGGATTCTCCTGAATACGATATGATGAACTGCATCTACCGGTACCTGCAACAAAGTGAGATATTGCTGGAAATGGGGTCTGACAACAACAATCATGGCTATGAAAAGGCAGTCAATACCTTCTCTGTTCTTTCGGACTTTAAGCGTGCATTACTGGAGGTGAAGGCATGA
- the ribC gene encoding riboflavin synthase, with product MKTIGVVDTTFARFNMGRAAVDEIQQNVSAKIKRITVPGVKDLPVASKKLIEEEGCDIVIALGMPGAKEQDKICAHEASTGIIQAQLMTNTHIIEVFVHEDEAKDEKELAFLMEMRSREHALNVVNMLFHPEKLVKQAGTGQRQGFEDVGAVRH from the coding sequence ATGAAGACCATAGGCGTAGTAGACACGACCTTTGCACGTTTCAACATGGGGCGTGCTGCGGTCGATGAGATCCAGCAGAATGTGTCCGCTAAGATCAAGCGGATCACAGTTCCCGGCGTAAAGGATTTGCCGGTGGCATCCAAGAAACTCATTGAAGAGGAAGGGTGTGACATCGTCATAGCCCTGGGCATGCCAGGAGCAAAGGAACAGGATAAGATCTGCGCACATGAAGCTTCAACCGGAATAATACAGGCACAACTTATGACGAATACCCATATCATCGAGGTGTTCGTTCATGAAGACGAGGCAAAGGACGAAAAGGAACTGGCATTCCTTATGGAAATGCGCTCCCGGGAACATGCCTTGAATGTCGTTAACATGTTGTTCCACCCCGAGAAACTTGTCAAACAGGCCGGTACAGGCCAGAGGCAGGGATTCGAGGATGTTGGTGCTGTAAGGCACTAA
- a CDS encoding glycoside hydrolase family 15 protein: MRFLIRHPNAILGNDRLLVSMGEKGNILGFFYPRRDGEQHVSDSVACLYTDGRLMWFDSPEWNSEQTVDDGTNIINTHLSHSSGIDVSIQDIVHNEMPVLIRKYEITSKEHLNGKFYYYSNFQAGGTSRMNSAYFDVNQDMLVHYMHDFYIGVATDPAFDEWQVGKTNDKGWAKSARIDMEDGKLQKNMEEIGDIDGTLGLDLALMPGESLTITVLIGIASGRQAVCDMTQGVLSHPLSEIIRDSENTTAEWLSKKRPLELSVLDLDPVIRNDVIRLYDRSLLSLNLMSDPNEGAILAAPEFDPAFEMCGGYGFCWNRDAVEAVLALMKAGYPEYAEKFFTWCKRTQMSDGSWFQRYWLDGTEAPSWGNFDDSTQLDETGSTLFTIDRYYRELEDPDSVEFLDSIRETVWKGAEYLMGRTEQGLHDPCRCLWESEKGIFPYTNAAIYAGLKGAAHMAREGDDSNGSNRAEMWSERADRIRGMTIDKLWLKEGYFSRGIIDNDVRSSVDSSIIGTFVPFGLLSVDDPDEKSMILSMIGHIERALSVPVNGYYGIKRYENDSYIGGNPWIVTTLWLSRSLLELAVSLDEKNEEYDSLVNRSLEYIKWVMRSATSSGILSEQADKNTGKAAWARPLSWSCALFIENILLLDRLKDSSSKDD; the protein is encoded by the coding sequence GTGAGATTTCTGATCCGGCATCCAAATGCTATACTCGGAAACGACAGATTGCTTGTATCAATGGGTGAGAAAGGGAACATCCTGGGTTTTTTCTATCCCCGAAGGGATGGAGAACAGCATGTCAGCGATTCGGTTGCGTGTCTTTACACCGATGGCAGGCTTATGTGGTTCGATTCTCCCGAATGGAATTCAGAACAAACGGTTGACGATGGAACTAACATCATCAATACTCATCTATCCCATTCTTCCGGTATAGATGTATCTATTCAGGATATTGTTCATAATGAAATGCCGGTCCTTATTCGAAAGTATGAGATCACTTCTAAGGAACATCTTAACGGTAAGTTCTATTACTATTCCAATTTCCAGGCCGGTGGAACTTCCCGGATGAACTCCGCTTATTTTGATGTGAATCAGGATATGCTTGTCCACTACATGCATGACTTTTACATTGGTGTAGCAACTGATCCTGCATTTGATGAATGGCAGGTTGGCAAGACCAACGATAAAGGCTGGGCTAAAAGTGCCAGGATAGATATGGAGGACGGAAAGCTTCAGAAAAATATGGAGGAGATCGGTGACATAGACGGCACCCTCGGTTTGGACCTTGCTCTTATGCCAGGGGAATCGCTAACTATCACAGTTCTTATCGGAATTGCTTCGGGAAGACAAGCTGTATGCGATATGACGCAAGGTGTTCTGTCACATCCCCTGTCTGAAATTATCCGGGATTCCGAGAACACCACAGCAGAATGGCTCTCAAAAAAGAGACCTCTGGAACTATCTGTACTTGATCTTGATCCTGTTATCAGGAATGATGTCATAAGGCTTTATGATCGCTCTTTACTTTCCCTGAACTTAATGTCTGATCCCAATGAAGGTGCGATCCTTGCTGCCCCGGAGTTCGATCCTGCATTTGAGATGTGTGGGGGGTATGGTTTTTGCTGGAACAGGGATGCTGTGGAAGCTGTTCTTGCCCTTATGAAAGCCGGTTATCCAGAATATGCTGAGAAGTTCTTTACATGGTGTAAAAGAACACAGATGTCCGATGGGTCCTGGTTCCAGAGATACTGGCTTGATGGGACGGAAGCTCCCTCATGGGGTAATTTTGACGATTCCACTCAGCTTGATGAGACCGGTTCCACGCTTTTTACAATTGATCGTTACTACCGGGAACTGGAAGATCCCGACAGTGTCGAGTTCCTGGATTCCATTCGGGAAACTGTATGGAAGGGTGCAGAATACCTGATGGGCAGGACCGAACAGGGCCTTCACGATCCCTGCAGGTGCCTATGGGAATCAGAAAAAGGAATATTCCCCTATACGAATGCTGCTATATATGCCGGTCTGAAGGGTGCTGCCCATATGGCCAGAGAGGGCGACGACAGTAATGGCAGTAACCGTGCTGAAATGTGGTCCGAGAGAGCTGATCGGATACGGGGGATGACCATTGATAAGCTATGGCTTAAGGAAGGCTATTTCTCCCGTGGTATTATTGACAATGATGTCCGGAGTTCCGTGGATTCGAGCATTATCGGCACGTTTGTTCCGTTTGGTCTTCTTTCAGTGGATGATCCCGATGAAAAGTCCATGATCCTCTCAATGATCGGGCATATTGAAAGAGCTCTCAGTGTTCCTGTCAATGGCTACTACGGGATCAAACGATATGAAAATGACAGCTACATTGGTGGCAACCCATGGATCGTGACAACACTATGGCTTTCCCGATCCCTCCTCGAACTTGCTGTTTCACTGGATGAAAAGAATGAGGAATATGACAGTCTTGTGAACAGGTCACTTGAATATATCAAATGGGTAATGAGGAGTGCAACCAGCTCCGGTATCCTATCCGAGCAGGCGGATAAGAATACCGGTAAAGCCGCATGGGCAAGACCTTTGAGCTGGAGTTGTGCCCTGTTCATCGAAAATATCCTGCTTCTGGACAGATTGAAAGACAGTAGTTCAAAAGATGACTGA